The DNA segment TAATCGTACTCCGAGGCGGCGTGGAGCTCCCGGCGGGCGTTGGCGAGGCGAAGGGCCGCGGCCGCCTCGTCCTCGCTGCCCCGGCCGCGGAGCCGGGCCTCCAGGGCCTCCAGGGACGGCGGCAGGATGAAGACGTAGCACGCGCCGGGAAACACCCGGCGGATCTCCCGGGCGCCCTGGACGTCGATGTCGAGCAGGACGTCACGGCCGGCCGCCAAGGCCGCGGAAACGGCCTGGCGGGAGGTCCCGTAGAGGTTCCCGTGGACCTCGGCCCACTCGAGGAAGTCCCCCCGGGCCCGCATGGCCTCGAAGACCTCCCGGTCCACGAAGTGGTAATCGCGGCCGTCGACCTCGCCCGGCCGCGGCGGCCGGGTGGTGTGGGAGACGGAAAAGTCGAGGCCGGCGACCTCGGCGAGGAGCCGCCGGCACAGGGTGGTCTTCCCGGCGCCGGACGGCGCCGAGATCACGAAGAGGTCCCCCTCCATTGCCTCCACTCCCGGCCAGGGGCGGGCCTCAACGGGGATCCTTCTCCTCCGCCTTGGAAAAGAGGTCGGAGGTGAGCCGCTGGGCGATGGTCTCCGCCTGGATGGCCGACAGCACCACGTGGTTGCTGTCCGTGACGATGATGGAACGGGTCCGGCGGCCCTGGGTGGCGTCGATGAGGCGGCTGTTCTGCTTGGCCTCCTCGCGAAGGCGCTTCATGGGCGCCGAGGAGGGGTTCACGATGGCGACGATCCGGTCGGCCACCACGGAGTTGCCGAAGCCGATATTGAGTAGCTTGCACCTGCATTCCATGGATCGAGACTCCTTTCTCGGTTTCATATCTTTACCCCCACCCGCCCGGGCGCGGCCACCACCGGCCCGGGCGGGCACCCCTCAAACCACCCGGGGTCGAAACACCCCCCGGGAACCTGAAACACCGGGACGCCGATCAGACCAGGTTCTGGACCTGCTCGCGCATCTTCTCCTGCTCGCCCTTGATGTCCACCACCAGGCGGCTGATCTCCGCGTCGGCGGACTTCGACGCCATGGTGTTCACCTCCCGGAAGAGCTCCTGGAGGAGAAAGTCGAGCCGGCGACCCACCGGTTCGTCGGAGGCGAGCAGCTCCCGGAACTGCGCCAGATGGCTCCGGGCGCGGACCACCTCTTCCGTGATGTCGAGCCGGTCGGCCAGGAAAGCCGCCTCCTGGGCGATCCGGGCCGGGTCCAGGCGTGTTTCGGCCAGGTGCCGCTCCACCCGTTCCCGGAGGGCCTCCTGGGCCGCCCGGAGGTGGTCCCGCCGCCGCCGGTCGATGGCCTCCAGCCACGCCTCCACCCGGTCCAGCCGGAGGTCGAGATCGGCCTTGAGGGCCTCGCCCTCCCGCCGGGCCGCCTCCTGGGCCTCCGCCAGCAAGCGCTCGAGGGCCTCTGCCACCACGGGCCAGGCGGCCTCGGCGTCGGGCTCGGCCTCCCTGGCCTCCACGGCGTCCTTCAGGATGCCGAGCACGTCCCGCAGCTCCAGCCCGCCGGCCAGGCCACACTCCTCGGCCAGGGCCCCGGCGGCCCGGAGGTAGGCCTGGACGAGCCCCGTGTTGGGCACGAACTCGGGGCCGGCCAGGGCCGCCCCGCCCACCTGGACGGTGACATCCACCCGGCCCCGCCCGAGCGCCGCCTGCACGCGCTTCCGTACCCGGTCCTCGAAGGGGAGGAGCCACCGCGGAAGGCGCACCTGCACGTCGCAGTAGCGCCCGTTGACCGAGCGAAGCTCCATGTCGACCTCGACGGCCGCGCCCTCGGACCGGGCCCGGGCGTATGTCGTCATGCTTCTGGGCATCTTCCTCCAGGGAGCGGTCTCACCGGCGACGGGCCCGGCCGAGCGCCCCGAGGTAGCCCGACCGCGCCCGGTTCCAGAAGGCGACCACGTCGGGCCGCTTGTAGTCCGCGTAGGTCCAGGGCAGGGGCTGGAACGACCCCTGATAATAGACCAGTTGAAGGTCGGCGAAAACCCCCTCTCCGAGGTAGACCCGGTGGCTGTAGTTCTTCCCCGTGGCCACCACCAGGCGCTCGGCGGTCAAGAGGCCGGGGTCGATGTTGACCCGGCGGCGACCGTCCTCGCTCCAGCGCCGCTCGAGGGCATGGCAGAGCAGCTTGAAGTCCTTGAGGTAGTCCTGGGGGACCAGGCGCTCGAAACCGACGAAGGCCCGGGAGAGCCCCGGGCCGAACTCGCCCTCGTAGTAATCTGTGCAGTCGAAGGGGAACGGCTTGCCGGCGAGATCCGCGGCCCCCAGGTGCTCCCCCAGGGCGCGCCGCACCCGCTCCACCCACCCGGGGTCCCGGAAGAGGAGCCCCGCCACGGGCTTGGCGGGAGGCGGCTGGCCGAGGATGCTCACGCCCCCTCCCGGACGCCGCCGGCGAGCACCGAGGCCAGTTCCGCCGGGGACACGGTGGCGGTGCCCACCTTGCCCACCACCACGCCGGCCGCCGCGTTGGCCAGCACCGCGCCCTCGCGGAAGCTGCGCCCGTCGGCCAGGGCCAGGGCCAGGGCGGCCACCACCGTGTCGCCGGCGCCGGTGACGTCGTAGACCTCCCGGGCCATGGTGGGGATGGTGAAGAGCCCGGCCTCCGGCTCCCAGAGCGCCATGCCCTCTCCGCCCAGGGTCATGAGCACGGCCCGGGTGTCGAGCCGCCGGTGGATTCGGCGGCCCGCTTCTTCGACCCTCCCGGGCCCGGCGAGGGAGACGCCGGAGAGGGCCTCCGTCTCGCGCCGGTTGGGCGTGACGATGTCCACCCCGAGGTAGAGGTCCGCGTTGGCGGGCTTCGGGTCCACCAGCAGCGGGACGGCCGCCGCCCGGCACGCCGCCCCGAGGGCCGCCATCACCGCCGCCGTGACCACGCCCTTGGCGTAGTCCGAGACCACGACGGCGTCCACCTCGCCCGCAGCGGCCGAGACAAAGGCCTCGAGGCCGGCGGCGGCCCGGGGATCGGGTGGCTTCCGGCTCTCCCGGTCCACGCGCACCACCTGCTGGCCCCGGGCCAGGACCCGGGTCTTCAGGGTCGTACCCCGGCCGTCCGCCACC comes from the Dissulfurirhabdus thermomarina genome and includes:
- the gmk gene encoding guanylate kinase — its product is MEGDLFVISAPSGAGKTTLCRRLLAEVAGLDFSVSHTTRPPRPGEVDGRDYHFVDREVFEAMRARGDFLEWAEVHGNLYGTSRQAVSAALAAGRDVLLDIDVQGAREIRRVFPGACYVFILPPSLEALEARLRGRGSEDEAAAALRLANARRELHAASEYDYVVVNDELDAACEGLRAIVTARRLRSARVLAAPGLRAALGLG
- a CDS encoding DUF370 domain-containing protein translates to MECRCKLLNIGFGNSVVADRIVAIVNPSSAPMKRLREEAKQNSRLIDATQGRRTRSIIVTDSNHVVLSAIQAETIAQRLTSDLFSKAEEKDPR
- a CDS encoding YicC/YloC family endoribonuclease, producing MTTYARARSEGAAVEVDMELRSVNGRYCDVQVRLPRWLLPFEDRVRKRVQAALGRGRVDVTVQVGGAALAGPEFVPNTGLVQAYLRAAGALAEECGLAGGLELRDVLGILKDAVEAREAEPDAEAAWPVVAEALERLLAEAQEAARREGEALKADLDLRLDRVEAWLEAIDRRRRDHLRAAQEALRERVERHLAETRLDPARIAQEAAFLADRLDITEEVVRARSHLAQFRELLASDEPVGRRLDFLLQELFREVNTMASKSADAEISRLVVDIKGEQEKMREQVQNLV
- a CDS encoding DUF4416 family protein, translating into MSILGQPPPAKPVAGLLFRDPGWVERVRRALGEHLGAADLAGKPFPFDCTDYYEGEFGPGLSRAFVGFERLVPQDYLKDFKLLCHALERRWSEDGRRRVNIDPGLLTAERLVVATGKNYSHRVYLGEGVFADLQLVYYQGSFQPLPWTYADYKRPDVVAFWNRARSGYLGALGRARRR
- the rfaE1 gene encoding D-glycero-beta-D-manno-heptose-7-phosphate kinase — protein: MTPEVDLGALAEAVPRFRDLRLLVVGDLMLDQFVWGETSRISPEAPVPVVEVQQETFLLGGAANVAHNLRALGAGVLLAGVVGRDGTGRRLRELAEAEGIDVRGVVADGRGTTLKTRVLARGQQVVRVDRESRKPPDPRAAAGLEAFVSAAAGEVDAVVVSDYAKGVVTAAVMAALGAACRAAAVPLLVDPKPANADLYLGVDIVTPNRRETEALSGVSLAGPGRVEEAGRRIHRRLDTRAVLMTLGGEGMALWEPEAGLFTIPTMAREVYDVTGAGDTVVAALALALADGRSFREGAVLANAAAGVVVGKVGTATVSPAELASVLAGGVREGA